Proteins found in one Lysinibacillus fusiformis genomic segment:
- a CDS encoding methylated-DNA--[protein]-cysteine S-methyltransferase translates to MEILYFDTLTYAQGDMYVVASDKGLVYIGTPNASFDEVQDWAKKPFKGYCFEESSEKLQPYKDQLTAYFKKELTEFDLPIHVKGTTFQLAVWDALKELPYGTTTSYGNIAQRIGNPKAVRAVGTAIGANPILAIIPCHRVIGKNGQLTGFRSGLAMKQFLLELEKE, encoded by the coding sequence ATGGAAATATTGTATTTCGATACATTAACGTATGCACAAGGTGATATGTATGTAGTGGCTTCAGACAAAGGCCTTGTTTATATAGGCACCCCCAATGCATCATTCGATGAAGTGCAAGATTGGGCTAAAAAACCCTTTAAAGGATATTGCTTTGAAGAGAGTTCAGAAAAATTGCAACCATATAAAGATCAGCTAACAGCTTATTTTAAGAAGGAACTTACTGAGTTTGACCTGCCAATCCATGTGAAAGGAACAACATTTCAATTAGCAGTTTGGGATGCTTTAAAGGAATTACCCTATGGGACAACAACGTCCTATGGAAATATCGCACAACGCATTGGTAATCCGAAAGCAGTTAGAGCTGTAGGGACTGCTATTGGAGCAAACCCAATACTAGCGATTATTCCATGTCATCGCGTCATTGGTAAAAATGGTCAATTAACAGGCTTCAGAAGTGGACTAGCTATGAAGCAGTTTTTACTTGAATTAGAGAAGGAATAG
- a CDS encoding ABC transporter ATP-binding protein, whose protein sequence is MNTLYEPAIHFQQVHFSVNDKMILKSITGSFPKGQITTLVGPSGAGKTTLLKLCNGLLSPTNGHILVNNQPISTYEPTALRRHVGIALQAAPMLAGTVLENLALPRTLQGQKLSQQEAVQYLEDVGLNESFLHQSTNELSGGQRQKVSIARTLINQSSILLLDEITSALDRQSVQDIEKLIVTINKKYNVTMIWITHNLQQALTIGHYTWVMMNGELIETGKSTLLSAPTNPRVAEFVQGVNK, encoded by the coding sequence ATGAATACGTTATATGAGCCTGCCATTCACTTTCAACAAGTTCATTTTTCAGTAAATGATAAAATGATCTTAAAGTCAATTACTGGGTCATTTCCAAAAGGGCAAATCACCACTCTCGTTGGCCCTTCTGGTGCTGGTAAAACAACGTTACTTAAATTATGTAATGGCCTTCTTTCACCAACAAATGGGCATATACTCGTTAATAATCAGCCTATTTCTACATATGAGCCTACAGCTTTAAGAAGACATGTTGGCATTGCTTTACAAGCAGCTCCTATGCTAGCAGGTACAGTGTTAGAGAATCTCGCCCTTCCCCGTACACTGCAAGGACAAAAACTTTCGCAACAGGAGGCTGTTCAATATTTAGAAGACGTTGGGTTAAACGAAAGCTTCTTACATCAATCTACAAATGAACTATCAGGCGGACAACGTCAAAAGGTATCTATTGCACGGACGCTTATCAATCAATCCTCTATTTTATTATTAGACGAAATAACATCTGCCCTGGATCGTCAATCCGTACAGGACATAGAAAAATTGATTGTCACCATTAACAAAAAATACAATGTCACCATGATTTGGATTACGCATAATTTGCAACAAGCATTAACGATTGGTCACTATACATGGGTTATGATGAATGGGGAGTTAATTGAAACTGGTAAAAGTACTTTGCTCAGTGCACCAACGAATCCACGTGTTGCAGAGTTTGTACAGGGGGTAAACAAATGA
- a CDS encoding ABC transporter permease, translated as MTYTALSLTLIFVCIPLLLSKILKLELEKDTLIATLRSIFQLLAVGYILKFVFDANSYIYIFLMVALMIIVATFNARKKGTGIKGITWKIALTLIVIEMVTQGVLLGFKIVPATAQYIIPISGMLIGNSMVLSILFLNRFIAEITSQKDQMELILSLGGTPKQAIHRQLINAIKASMIPTIESQKTIGLVQLPGMMSGQIIGGADPIHAVQFQLLIIFALLTTATLSSIMIGFLSYPALFNERMQLLEMK; from the coding sequence ATGACCTATACAGCTTTATCACTGACATTAATTTTTGTTTGTATTCCTTTACTCTTATCCAAAATATTAAAGTTAGAGCTTGAAAAAGATACGCTCATTGCAACATTGCGCTCCATCTTTCAATTGCTTGCAGTCGGCTATATATTAAAATTTGTCTTTGACGCAAATAGTTACATCTATATTTTTCTCATGGTAGCGCTAATGATTATCGTTGCTACCTTCAATGCAAGGAAAAAAGGAACAGGTATAAAAGGAATCACTTGGAAAATAGCACTGACGCTTATTGTGATAGAAATGGTTACACAAGGTGTCTTGCTAGGCTTTAAAATTGTTCCAGCAACTGCTCAGTATATCATCCCGATTAGCGGGATGTTAATCGGTAATTCCATGGTGCTATCCATTTTATTCTTAAATCGTTTTATAGCTGAAATTACTAGTCAGAAAGATCAAATGGAACTAATTTTATCGCTAGGTGGCACTCCAAAACAAGCGATTCATCGCCAATTGATTAATGCCATAAAAGCTAGTATGATTCCTACTATTGAGAGTCAAAAAACAATCGGCTTAGTACAGCTACCAGGTATGATGAGTGGTCAGATTATCGGGGGAGCTGACCCTATTCATGCGGTCCAATTTCAACTTTTAATCATCTTTGCTCTCTTAACAACTGCAACATTATCCAGTATTATGATTGGTTTTTTAAGCTATCCTGCGCTATTTA